The Fragaria vesca subsp. vesca linkage group LG2, FraVesHawaii_1.0, whole genome shotgun sequence genome includes a window with the following:
- the LOC101293743 gene encoding F-box protein At1g47056-like — protein MGQSASAAAISSRRENNHSHRSKSIAAALISPMLAPEESGEVLDFATDYISDLPDECLACIFHSLGSGDRKRCSLVCRRWLTVEGQSRHRLSLNAQADLQPSIGSLFSRFDAVTKLALKCERRSTSIGDEALALISLRCRNLTRLKLRACRELTDAGMLAFAKNCKGLKKLSCGSCTFGAKGMNAVLDNCSALEELSVKRLRGIGPDGSTVEPIGPGVAGSSLKTICLKELYNGQCFGPLIIGAKNLKTLKLYRCGGDWDKLLQVIAERVTSMVEIHLEKLQVSDIALAAISNCLDLEILHLVKTPDCTNVGLISVSERCKLLRKLHIDGWKSNRVGDEGLISVAKSCPNLQELVLIGVNPTKVSLESLATNCPNLERLALCGSDTVGDPELLCIAAKCGALKKLCIKSCPVSDVGLEGLASGCPNMVKVKVKKCRLVTPEGADSLRAKRPTLAVNLDTGEPPLDASASDGGPQDNPAVELPLATQPAFPDIASSSTGRSASFKSRLSVLSGRTLVACTLRRWVSRNF, from the coding sequence ATGGGCCAGTCAGCTTCGGCGGCAGCAATTTCAAGCCGCCGTGAGAACAACCACAGCCATCGGTCGAAGTCCATAGCAGCGGCTCTGATCTCTCCGATGCTGGCTCCGGAGGAGTCCGGTGAGGTTCTCGATTTTGCGACCGACTATATCTCCGATCTACCGGATGAGTGCCTGGCTTGTATTTTCCACTCCCTCGGCTCCGGCGACCGGAAAAGATGCTCTCTGGTCTGCCGGCGGTGGCTGACGGTGGAGGGACAGAGCCGTCATCGTCTCTCTCTTAACGCGCAGGCGGATCTGCAGCCGAGTATTGGTTCTCTCTTCTCTCGCTTCGACGCCGTCACCAAGCTCGCGCTGAAATGCGAACGCAGATCCACCAGCATCGGCGACGAGGCGCTTGCTCTCATTTCCCTGCGGTGCCGGAACCTCACGCGCCTGAAGCTCCGCGCGTGCCGCGAGTTGACCGATGCAGGGATGCTGGCGTTTGCGAAGAACTGCAAGGGTTTGAAGAAGCTCTCATGCGGATCGTGCACCTTCGGAGCTAAAGGAATGAACGCCGTGCTGGACAACTGCTCGGCGCTGGAGGAGTTATCGGTGAAGCGGCTCCGTGGTATTGGGCCGGACGGGTCGACGGTTGAACCGATTGGGCCCGGCGTTGCCGGCTCGTCGCTCAAGACAATCTGCTTGAAAGAGCTTTACAATGGCCAGTGTTTCGGGCCGCTTATAATCGGCGCAAAGAATCTGAAGACTCTGAAGCTTTACCGTTGCGGCGGAGATTGGGATAAGCTTCTTCAAGTTATAGCGGAGCGAGTTACTTCTATGGTTGAAATTCACCTGGAAAAGCTTCAGGTCAGCGACATTGCGCTGGCCGCAATCTCCAATTGCTTGGATCTGGAGATTCTACACCTTGTCAAGACCCCAGACTGCACAAATGTAGGTCTCATTTCGGTCTCGGAACGCTGCAAGCTCTTGAGAAAGCTTCACATTGATGGATGGAAGTCGAACCGTGTGGGAGATGAAGGCTTGATTTCGGTGGCCAAGAGTTGCCCCAACCTTCAGGAGTTGGTTCTTATCGGCGTGAATCCGACCAAAGTGAGCTTGGAATCGTTGGCGACGAATTGCCCCAATCTGGAGAGGTTGGCATTGTGTGGGAGTGATACAGTGGGTGATCCAGAGCTTTTGTGCATTGCTGCGAAATGTGGAGCATTGAAGAAGCTTTGCATTAAGAGCTGCCCTGTGTCTGATGTTGGCCTTGAAGGACTTGCCAGTGGGTGCCCGAATATGGTGAAAGTGAAGGTTAAGAAGTGTAGGCTAGTGACACCCGAGGGTGCTGATTCTTTGAGAGCTAAGAGGCCTACATTGGCTGTGAATTTGGACACCGGTGAGCCTCCACTAGATGCCAGTGCCAGTGACGGAGGGCCACAAGATAACCCTGCTGTTGAACTTCCGCTGGCCACACAGCCAGCGTTTCCTGACATTGCTTCAAGCAGTACAGGGAGGTCGGCATCCTTTAAGTCAAGATTAAGCGTTTTAT